From the Brassica napus cultivar Da-Ae chromosome A8, Da-Ae, whole genome shotgun sequence genome, one window contains:
- the LOC125576895 gene encoding uncharacterized protein LOC125576895 has translation MSGETRVLARNYTRALNSEDQDATMMDVGERLRPPGDPPDRVTTWAAKVAGTTAGGMPVPEALIDDVFVSRRLRVDFPNGEDGEPSITIENEVLEAMNGMWKQCMSVRVLGRNVPISALSRKLRELWSPKGSMYVMDLRRQFFMVRFEKEDEYLEALTGGPWMAFGSYLMVRAWSPEFDPLRDDIVTTPVWIRLTNIPVKFYHRSILMGIAKGLGRPIRVDQTTLNFERARFARIYVEVNLAKPLKGTVLINGWLSEVISW, from the coding sequence ATGAGCGGCGAGACTAGGGTTTTGGCGAGAAACTACACTAGGGCTTTGAATTCGGAGGATCAAGATGCAACCATGATGGATGTGGGGGAGAGATTGAGACCACCAGGAGACCCGCCCGATAGGGTGACCACATGGGCAGCAAAGGTGGCAGGTACGACGGCAGGAGGTATGCCGGTTCCAGAGGCTTTGATTGATGATGTGTTTGTGTCGAGAAGGCTCAGAGTAGATTTTCCTAATGGAGAAGATGGAGAACCATCGATCACGATTGAGAACGAGGTACTTGAAGCAATGAACGGGATGTGGAAGCAGTGTATGAGTGTTAGGGTTTTGGGAAGGAATGTTCCGATCTCTGCCTTGAGTAGGAAGCTAAGGGAATTATGGAGTCCGAAGGGATCGATGTATGTGATGGACCTACGTCGACAGTTCTTCATGGTCCGTTTTGAGAAGGAGGATGAATATCTGGAGGCGTTAACAGGAGGACCATGGATGGCTTTCGGAAGTTATCTCATGGTGAGAGCCTGGTCACCGGAGTTTGATCCGCTAAGAGATGATATCGTTACAACACCGGTCTGGATCAGATTAACAAATATCCCAGTGAAATTTTATCACCGATCGATCCTTATGGGAATTGCTAAGGGGTTGGGCAGGCCGATCCGTGTGGATCAAACTACATTGAACTTCGAAAGGGCTCGTTTTGCGAGAATTTACGTGGAGGTGAATCTAGCAAAACCTTTGAAAGGAACGGTGTTGATTAATGGATGGCTTTCGGAAGTTATCTCATGGTGA
- the LOC125576896 gene encoding uncharacterized protein LOC125576896: MLNRDDPKAKEDSSSNVEGEETAMVPESGEASRDEANPSTIDKYVAPGTEQSPRDADEIKENASEKVEEKESSYKVEEKESSEVEEDNEGEKKVGEEEKEAGDEEKEDPSATIFGLADSFAGGGALKPGGRPAKKSSKSGIGASL; encoded by the exons ATGTTGAATCGAGACGATCCAAAGGCGAAAGAAGACAGCTCGAGTAATGTAGAAGGAGAAGAAACGGCAATGGTTCCAGAATCAGGGGAAGCAAGTAGGGATGAAGCAAACCCAAGCACCATCGACAAATATGTCGCCCCGGGAACCGAGCAAAGTCCCCGAGATGCAGATGAAATCAAAGAAAATGCAAGTGAGAAAGTGGAAGAGAAGGAATCAAGTTATAAAGTGGAAGAGAAGGAATCAAGTGAAGTAGAAGAAGACAACGAAGGAGAAAAGAAAgtcggagaagaagaaaaggaagcCGGAGACGAAGAAAAGGAA GACCCTTCCGCGACGATTTTCGGCCTCGCCGACTCTTTCGCAGGTGGAGGAGCATTAAAACCCGGTGGTAGACCggcaaagaaatcatcaaagtccggGATAGGGGCCTCGCTCTAG
- the LOC125576897 gene encoding uncharacterized protein At3g43530-like, translating into MNKYFGGKRITYADLEKQMLAMKSKPSQDRLKMAALYFLASILVGGRKSGEGASHVDNFFQTVVDDLNACIQFPWGRYAFEHNLKDVSSFLEKCDGVVPTSWVFTSFPIPLELLAFEAIPSLRNHFRESVNSARPGCPRMCKMQYKRKGVTKAFSLNAVNVNLGDNKVSNVVRVFGTRYCEYLVATSAEKELLESIGMGKESCWADDNDDAAVDRWTKIIQKGKKQVFFEEQFGIDFAARTAQVEGPTIPAIGGGSNNAESGQTDAYSVDAPGVEALKAMEGRLMNAISDGMKEVNKKVKSLSDRLTLVENELKSLRVSVPGMSELPSERESDNPSNQDGSDNPSEEDGGDTPSEEDGGDTPSEEDKDGGFKDDSVLAMANKVQSEHGNGDDDMDDTAEMSAAAEQLESEMLEKENTEKKKKKWARKDDGKELFPSKKPKVCDSARSPIWTRAQEEAAQKEEARKEVAQKEAALKKDAKQKGGEKNQRKKAAE; encoded by the exons ATGAACAAGTATTTTGGAGGGAAAAGGATTACATACGCTGACCTAGAGAAGCAAATGTTGGCAATGAAATCAAAGCCATCTCAGGATCGTTTAAAGATGGCCGCACTGTACTTCTTAGCCAGTATCCTCGTCGGAGGCCGAAAGAGTGGAGAGGGAGCATCACATGTGGACAATTTCTTCCAGACTGTTGTTGATGACCTAAATGCGTGTATACAGTTCCCTTGGGGGCGGTATGCATTTGAACATAACTTGAAGGATGTCTCTAGCTTCTTGGAGAAATGCGACGGGGTTGTGCCGACGAGTTGGGTTTTTacaagctttcctattcctttgGAG TTGTTGGCGTTTGAGGCAATTCCAAGCTTGAGGAACCATTTCCGAGAAAGTGTGAATAGTGCACGCCCTGGTTGCCCGCGGATGTGCAAAATGCAGTACAAACGCAAAGGTGTAACCAAAGCATTCAGTTTGAATGCAGTGAACGTGAATCTTGGTGATAATAAG GTAAGTAATGTTGTACGTGTATTTGGCACAAGATATTGCGAGTATTTGGTAGCAACATCGGCTGAGAAGGAACTTCTGGAAAGCATAGGGATGGGCAAGGAAAGTTGTTGGGCCGATGACAACGATGATGCAGCAGTCGATCGTTGGACCAAGATAATACAGAAAGGGAAAAAACAAGTTTTCTTTGAAGAACAGTTCGGTATCGATTTTGCGGCTCGTACAGCTCAGGTTGAAGGTCCCACCATTCCTGCTATTGGGGGAGGATCCAATAATGCAGAATCTGGACAGACTGATGCATATTCGGTGGATGCTCCTGGAGTTGAGGCTTTAAAAGCGATGGAAGGTCGTCTTATGAATGCAATCTCAGATGGTATGAAGGAAGTGAACAAAAAAGTCAAGTCATTGTCTGACCGGCTAACTCTTGTAGAAAACGAATTGAAAAGTCTTAGGGTGAGTGTTCCCGGAATGAGTGAACTGCCGTCAGAAAGGGAAAGTGATAATCCGTCCAACCAAGATGGTAGTGATAATCCGTCGGAGGAAGATGGTGGTGATACTCCGTCGGAGGAAGATGGTGGTGATACTCCATCCGAGGAAGATAAAGATGGTGGTTTTAAGGATGATAGTGTTCTCGCTATGGCAAACAAAGTGCAGAGTGAACATGGTAATGGTGATGATGACATGGATGATACTGCAGAGATGTCTGCAGCGGCTGAGCAGCTCGAGAGTGAGATGCTTGAGAAGGAAAAtactgagaagaagaaaaagaagtggGCGAGAAAAGATGATGGAAAAGAATTATTTCCTTCGAAAAAGCCAAAGGTTTGCGATAGTGCGAGGAGTCCCATTTGGACAAGAGCCCAGGAGGAGGCAGCTCAGAAGGAGGAAGCTCGGAAGGAGGTAGCTCAGAAGGAGGCAGCCCTGAAGAAGGACGCCAAGCAGAAGGGAGGTGAAAAGAATCAGAGGAAGAAGGCAGCTGAGTAG